A stretch of the Malus sylvestris chromosome 10, drMalSylv7.2, whole genome shotgun sequence genome encodes the following:
- the LOC126588031 gene encoding asparagine--tRNA ligase, cytoplasmic 2-like isoform X2 → MESEQAATAASTTRLSPFKYSNRVLLKTILDRRDGGLELIGERVVIGGWVKSSKEVRKEPVPHIAGDYVSGEPEPRSDVCCCIEILQSRIPFLRTIVKVLGGGSGGHYPLTDKLETSIHTSPPPSTVVLQVGDGSCVANLQLLHTGTCIIVEGLLQKSWVLQGKYVIELKVDKLHHIGTVEYSSYPLSKKRVPLDKLREFCHIRPRTTTVQSVMRIRNALEFAAHTFCQNHGFLSVHVPIITTTDGKGSSEKFHITSHFAAAGEKEEPKKAVVDNVKSSEGYFSSPTYLTSSGRMHLESYACALGNVYSFGPRFRAEKGESPKHAAEMWMIEVELAFSELEEAINCAGDFFKSLCKWVVENCSEDMKFLSQRIDKTRTERLQSMVLSTFERVSYTEALDALKKVTEKKKDTMIEWGAALTEADLSYLADEIYKKPVIVYNYPKETKPFYVRLNDDGKTVAAFDMVVPKAGRLISGSQNEERINLLTTRIKELGLAAQQYEWYLDLRRHGTVKHSGFNLEFDHMVLFATGLNDVRDVIPFPRSRGKANY, encoded by the exons ATGGAATCTGAACAAGCCGCGACAGCTGCTAGTACCACCCGATTGAGCCCTTTCAAGTACTCGAATCGGGTGCTTTTGAAAACCATCTTGGATAGAAGGGATGGTGGTTTGGAGTTGATTGGTGAGAGGGTTGTGATTGGAGGATGGGTGAAGTCCTCCAAGGAGGTCAGGAAAGAGCCGGTGCCACATATAGCTGGTGATTATGTGTCGGGTGAACCTGAACCAAGGTCAGACGTCTGCTGCTGCATCGAAATTCTTCAGTCTCGGATTCCTTTTTTACGAACAATTGTTAAGGTCTTGGGAGGAGGAAGTGGCGGTCATTATCCACTTACGGATAAGTTGGAAACATCGATTCATACGTCCCCGCCGCCTTCCACTGTAGTCTTGCAAGTCGGCGATGGTTCTTGCGTTGCAAACCTTCAG CTCTTGCATACTGGAACTTGCATCATAGTGGAAGGCTTGCTGCAGAAGTCTTGGGTACTACAAGGCAAATACGTTATCGAGCTGAAAGTGGATAAACTTCATCACATCGGAACAGTAGAATATAGCAGTTATCCATTATCGAAAAAACGCGTGCCTCTAGATAAACTAAGGGAGTTTTGCCACATTAGACCGCGGACAACTACG GTGCAATCCGTCATGCGAATCCGCAATGCCCTGGAGTTTGCAGCTCACACATTTTGTCAAAACCATGGTTTTCTTTCGGTGCATGTACCCATTATAACAACTACAGACGGCAAAGGGTCCAGTGAAAAATTCCATATCACTAGCCATTTCGCAGCAGCAGGTGAAAAGGAGGAGCCTAAGAAAGCCGTTGTTGACAATGTTAAATCTTCTGAGGGTTACTTCTCTAGCCCAACTTATCTAACCTCTTCTGGCCGGATGCATCTGGAGAGCTACGCTTGCGCCCTTGGAAATGTGTACTCATTCGGGCCACGATTTCGAGCAGAGAAAGGAGAGTCCCCAAAACATGCTGCAGAAATGTGGATGATTGAAGTTGAATTGGCATTTTCAGAATTAGAG GAAGCAATCAACTGTGCAGGTGACTTTTTCAAGTCCCTCTGCAAATGGGTAGTGGAAAATTGTTCGGAAGATATGAAATTCCTTTCTCAGCGAATCGACAAAACCAGAACCGAACGTCTTCAGTCAATGGTTTTGAGTACATTTGAAAGAGTTTCCTACACTGAGGCTTTGGATGCTTTAAAGAAG gttacagaaaagaaaaaggacacAATGATCGAGTGGGGTGCTGCACTAACTGAAGCGGATCTAAG TTATTTGGCTGATGAAATCTACAAGAAGCCTGTAATTGTATACAATTATCCAAAAGAAACCAAGCCATTTTATGTCCGGCTTAACGATGATGGAAAAACAGTTGCAGCATTTGATATGGTTGTTCCAAAG GCTGGGAGGTTAATTTCTGGTAGCCAAAATGAGGAGCGCATCAACCTTCTAACTACAAG GATTAAAGAGTTGGGATTGGCAGCACAGCAGTACGAATGGTACTTGGATCTTCGCCGGCATGGAACCGTGAAGCACTCGGGATTCAATCTTGAGTTTGATCATATGGTTCTGTTTGCCACTGGCCTGAATGATGTAAGGGATGTCATCCCCTTTCCCAGAAGCCGTGGCAAAGCTAACTACTAG
- the LOC126588033 gene encoding EPIDERMAL PATTERNING FACTOR-like protein 9, with translation MAKSTRPKLLLPFFIILVFAAYVVQGSRTQVAELPHGQRVNDFSTSQGEQLKQRSKERMNYVRRLMIGSTAPTCTYNECRGCKYKCRAEQVPVEGNDPINSAYHYRCVCHG, from the exons atggcCAAATCCACAAGACCTAAATTACTCTTACCATTCTTCATAATATTAGTCTTTGCAGCCTATGTTGTACAAG GGTCGAGAACTCAAGTAGCAGAACTTCCACACGGTCAAAGGGTCAACGATTTCTCTACATCACAAGGAGAACAACTTAAGCAG AGAAGCAAGGAAAGGATGAACTATGTAAGGAGATTGATGATCGGATCGACAGCACCAACATGCACATACAATGAATGCAGAGGGTGCAAGTACAAGTGCAGAGCTGAGCAAGTCCCTGTGGAGGGCAATGACCCCATCAATAGTGCATACCACTACAGATGTGTTTGTCATGGGTAA
- the LOC126588032 gene encoding cysteine-rich repeat secretory protein 55-like, which translates to MKIMNFSYHILLYLLVLCICIAESQDPLGDFCNKDSTKISNGTQISQNIDSLLAELVPKTASTGFLATSYGMNQDQVYGLAQCRGDVVGTKDCSTCIQDAAKQIRQRCPNQADARIWYDYCFLRYSDKSFIGEVDTSYGIFYYNVNNVTDPENFNKELGALADKIRAQAVVPESGGLGKGETKLSPFVTLYALVQCTRDLPQLGCSQCLSIAVGNFPTFCNNRKGCRVLYSSCYVRYELYPFFFPLDSNNTQQAVDENNVMAIVYP; encoded by the coding sequence ATGAAGATTATGAACTTTTCATACCATATTCTTCtctatttgcttgttttgtgcaTTTGCATTGCAGAATCTCAAGATCCTTTGGGAGATTTTTGCAACAAGGATAGCACTAAAATAAGTAATGGCACTCAAATATCACAAAATATCGATAGCTTGTTGGCtgaattggttccaaaaactgCCTCAACCGGTTTTTTGGCTACCTCCTATGGGATGAACCAAGACCAAGTCTATGGCCTGGCTCAATGCAGAGGTGACGTTGTGGGCACCAAAGACTGCTCAACTTGCATCCAAGACGCCGCAAAGCAAATTCGCCAGCGCTGTCCGAACCAAGCTGACGCACGAATTTGGTATGATTATTGTTTCTTGAGGTACAGTGACAAGAGCTTCATTGGGGAAGTTGACACATCTTATGGTATATTTTACTACAATGTTAATAATGTGACCGACCCCGAGAACTTTAACAAGGAACTAGGAGCTCTGGCGGATAAGATTAGGGCACAAGCTGTTGTGCCGGAGAGTGGAGGGCTTGGGAAAGGTGAGACAAAGCTATCACCATTTGTGACACTATATGCCCTAGTGCAGTGCACAAGGGACTTGCCTCAGCTAGGCTGCTCTCAGTGCTTGTCCATTGCAGTGGGAAATTTCCCAACTTTTTGTAACAACAGAAAGGGATGTAGAGTTTTGTATAGTAGCTGCTATGTTAGATATGAGCTCTATCCATTTTTCTTCCCTCTTGATTCAAACAATACCCAGCAGGCCGTGGATGAAAATAATGTAATGGCTATAGTTTATCCATAA
- the LOC126587814 gene encoding ras-related protein RABA5b-like: MEEGLGGEEYLFKVVLIGDSAVGKSNLLSRFARNEFDPNNKATIGVEFLTQELEIDGKMIKAQIWDTAGQERFRAVTSAYYRGAVGALIVYDISRKTTFESVKRWLDELTTHCETTVAKMLVGNKCDLEDIRAVSMEDGKSLAEEEGLFFMETSALNSTNVQTAFEIVIREIYNNVSRKILNSDSYKAELSVNRVSLVKNGADSKSRMNLSCCGG, encoded by the exons ATGGAGGAAGGGCTCGGCGGAGAGGAGTACTTGTTCAAGGTGGTGCTGATAGGCGACTCGGCGGTGGGCAAGTCGAACCTCCTCTCGCGGTTCGCCCGCAACGAGTTCGACCCCAACAACAAGGCCACAATTGGGGTCGAGTTTCTGACCCAGGAGTTGGAAATCGACGGAAAAATGATCAAGGCTCAGATCTGGGACACCGCCGGCCAAGAGCGCTTCAGGGCCGTCACCTCTGCTTACTACAGAGGCGCTGTCGGCGCCCTGATTGTGTACGACATCAGTAGGAAGACCACCTTTGAGAGCGTCAAGCGCTGGCTCGATGAGCTTACTA CTCATTGTGAAACAACCGTAGCAAAGATGTTGGTAGGAAACAAATGTGATTTGGAGGATATTAGGGCTGTGAGCATGGAAGATGGCAAAAGCCTGGCTGAGGAAGAAGGGCTATTCTTCATGGAGACTTCTGCACTTAATTCCACCAACGTTCAAACCGCTTTTGAGATAGTTATCCGGGAGATTTACAACAATGTCAGCAGGAAAATCCTAAATTCTGATTCCTACAAGGCCGAGTTGTCTGTAAACCGAGTAAGCCTGGTGAAAAACGGGGCAGACTCGAAAAGCAGGATGAATCTCTCTTGTTGTGGTGGATGA
- the LOC126588031 gene encoding asparagine--tRNA ligase, cytoplasmic 2-like isoform X1 gives MESEQAATAASTTRLSPFKYSNRVLLKTILDRRDGGLELIGERVVIGGWVKSSKEVRKEPVPHIAGDYVSGEPEPRSDVCCCIEILQSRIPFLRTIVKVLGGGSGGHYPLTDKLETSIHTSPPPSTVVLQVGDGSCVANLQVVIESSLTPPCQLLHTGTCIIVEGLLQKSWVLQGKYVIELKVDKLHHIGTVEYSSYPLSKKRVPLDKLREFCHIRPRTTTVQSVMRIRNALEFAAHTFCQNHGFLSVHVPIITTTDGKGSSEKFHITSHFAAAGEKEEPKKAVVDNVKSSEGYFSSPTYLTSSGRMHLESYACALGNVYSFGPRFRAEKGESPKHAAEMWMIEVELAFSELEEAINCAGDFFKSLCKWVVENCSEDMKFLSQRIDKTRTERLQSMVLSTFERVSYTEALDALKKVTEKKKDTMIEWGAALTEADLSYLADEIYKKPVIVYNYPKETKPFYVRLNDDGKTVAAFDMVVPKAGRLISGSQNEERINLLTTRIKELGLAAQQYEWYLDLRRHGTVKHSGFNLEFDHMVLFATGLNDVRDVIPFPRSRGKANY, from the exons ATGGAATCTGAACAAGCCGCGACAGCTGCTAGTACCACCCGATTGAGCCCTTTCAAGTACTCGAATCGGGTGCTTTTGAAAACCATCTTGGATAGAAGGGATGGTGGTTTGGAGTTGATTGGTGAGAGGGTTGTGATTGGAGGATGGGTGAAGTCCTCCAAGGAGGTCAGGAAAGAGCCGGTGCCACATATAGCTGGTGATTATGTGTCGGGTGAACCTGAACCAAGGTCAGACGTCTGCTGCTGCATCGAAATTCTTCAGTCTCGGATTCCTTTTTTACGAACAATTGTTAAGGTCTTGGGAGGAGGAAGTGGCGGTCATTATCCACTTACGGATAAGTTGGAAACATCGATTCATACGTCCCCGCCGCCTTCCACTGTAGTCTTGCAAGTCGGCGATGGTTCTTGCGTTGCAAACCTTCAG GTTGTTATTGAATCCTCCCTGACTCCCCCATGCCAGCTCTTGCATACTGGAACTTGCATCATAGTGGAAGGCTTGCTGCAGAAGTCTTGGGTACTACAAGGCAAATACGTTATCGAGCTGAAAGTGGATAAACTTCATCACATCGGAACAGTAGAATATAGCAGTTATCCATTATCGAAAAAACGCGTGCCTCTAGATAAACTAAGGGAGTTTTGCCACATTAGACCGCGGACAACTACG GTGCAATCCGTCATGCGAATCCGCAATGCCCTGGAGTTTGCAGCTCACACATTTTGTCAAAACCATGGTTTTCTTTCGGTGCATGTACCCATTATAACAACTACAGACGGCAAAGGGTCCAGTGAAAAATTCCATATCACTAGCCATTTCGCAGCAGCAGGTGAAAAGGAGGAGCCTAAGAAAGCCGTTGTTGACAATGTTAAATCTTCTGAGGGTTACTTCTCTAGCCCAACTTATCTAACCTCTTCTGGCCGGATGCATCTGGAGAGCTACGCTTGCGCCCTTGGAAATGTGTACTCATTCGGGCCACGATTTCGAGCAGAGAAAGGAGAGTCCCCAAAACATGCTGCAGAAATGTGGATGATTGAAGTTGAATTGGCATTTTCAGAATTAGAG GAAGCAATCAACTGTGCAGGTGACTTTTTCAAGTCCCTCTGCAAATGGGTAGTGGAAAATTGTTCGGAAGATATGAAATTCCTTTCTCAGCGAATCGACAAAACCAGAACCGAACGTCTTCAGTCAATGGTTTTGAGTACATTTGAAAGAGTTTCCTACACTGAGGCTTTGGATGCTTTAAAGAAG gttacagaaaagaaaaaggacacAATGATCGAGTGGGGTGCTGCACTAACTGAAGCGGATCTAAG TTATTTGGCTGATGAAATCTACAAGAAGCCTGTAATTGTATACAATTATCCAAAAGAAACCAAGCCATTTTATGTCCGGCTTAACGATGATGGAAAAACAGTTGCAGCATTTGATATGGTTGTTCCAAAG GCTGGGAGGTTAATTTCTGGTAGCCAAAATGAGGAGCGCATCAACCTTCTAACTACAAG GATTAAAGAGTTGGGATTGGCAGCACAGCAGTACGAATGGTACTTGGATCTTCGCCGGCATGGAACCGTGAAGCACTCGGGATTCAATCTTGAGTTTGATCATATGGTTCTGTTTGCCACTGGCCTGAATGATGTAAGGGATGTCATCCCCTTTCCCAGAAGCCGTGGCAAAGCTAACTACTAG